In a genomic window of Festucalex cinctus isolate MCC-2025b chromosome 11, RoL_Fcin_1.0, whole genome shotgun sequence:
- the LOC144030605 gene encoding rho GTPase-activating protein 6 isoform X1, with translation MSAQGLLSSVFSCSLSPRTISKRGLRQTRSLDPALMRHYGAENTSYQGDFTWNSVSGRSVGLKPVPLQSLSQLERVRLQDVAFRRLLRDRNLGCHVTIPKYGHKYKKSLRRKLDSLSKEKSKDREVTPQAFSIPLAQVIFNDRTHKRRHDAPQEQHCDPTELVLSFLHFTSTFKRANKELSSSNSSLSSNSESPNKSPFARAADAAPRTRRRGGVSVDCITDLDDNQSQLLEALQLSLPVEAAGKNRKKRPDKKLSLNPMYPQVPKVVELCCQHLENHGLQTVGIFRVGSSKKRVRQMREELDQGWELRLDERHSVHDVAALLKEFLRDMPDPLLTRELYAAFVNTTLLARAEQQKAIQLLMFLLPPCNCDTLHRLLCLLSAVAAHADDVLDEEGHKKPGNKMTSLNLATILGPNLLHKQKNSDKEFAVQSLARAEESSAIIGVLQTMINSCDSLFLVPAELQNEVLLSLLETDPDVVDYLLRRKDTHYYDSGLVAPHESSLMERCSSNESMSSREASPYDNSSPVLSDRLLLLEDDRPLSETADEHASRNSPTTLAAEEALEDHFWDTWHPLFSKNVIDLNINGSLGDLSEWKSFGSSEGLSGRQGNSKLPVSPTQTSLDASEGRPHPPAARSSGSDGHGDQTGPRQPLPSLHRVPVSQSGAISADNLADRTRRPVDPIRAERGDCLFRPLGEMRVSHSTPSISLARQTQTHSSTRTAPGRASGKANGHIWQILSTNNGDALPETLV, from the exons ATGTCCGCTCAGGGACTCCTGAGCAGCGTTTTCTCCTGCTCCCTCAGTCCCAGGACCATCTCCAAACGGGGACTCAGGCAGACCAGGAGCCTGGACCCGGCGCTGATGAGGCACTACGGAGCGGAGAACACGTCCTACCAG GGAGACTTCACATGGAACAGCGTGTCAGGACGCTCCGTGGGTCTGAAGCCCGTCCCACTGCAAAGCCTCTCCCAGCTGGAGAGGGTTCGTCTGCAGGACGTTGCCTTCAGGCGACTCCTTCGAGATCGAAACCTGGGCTGCCACGTCACCATTCCGAAAT ATGGTCACAAATACAAGAAGTCGCTGAGACGTAAGCTGGATTCACTTTCGAAGGAGAAGAGTAAAGACAGAG AAGTGACTCCGCAGGCCTTCAGTATCCCGCTGGCGCAGGTCATCTTCAACGACCGCACGCACAAGCGGCGCCACGACGCGCCGCAGGAGCAGCACTGCGACCCCACCGAGCTGGTGCTGTCCTTCCTCCACTTCACCTCCACCTTCAAGAGGGCCAACAAAGAGCTGTCGAGCAGCAACTCGTCCCTCAGCTCCAATTCGGAGAGTCCCAACAAGTCGCCGTTTGCTCGAGCGGCCGACGCGGCGCCAAGGACGCGCAGGAGG GGTGGCGTGTCGGTGGACTGCATCACCGACCTGGACGATAACCAGTCGCAGCTCTTGGAAGCCCTCCAGTTGTCGCTGCCAGTGGAGGCGGCGGGCAAAAACAGGAAGAAGAGGCCCGACAAAAAGCTGAGCCTGAACCCCATGTACCCCCAAGTGCCAAAGGTGGTGGAGCTCTGCTGCCAGCACCTGGAAAACCACG GTTTACAGACGGTTGGAATTTTCCGTGTGGGGAGTTCCAAGAAGAGGGTGAGGCAG ATGCGTGAAGAGCTGGATCAGGGATGGGAGCTACGTTTGGACGAGCGACATAGCGTTCACGACGTGGCGGCGTTGCTGAAAGAATTTCTCCGCGACATGCCCGACCCCCTGCTGACGAGAGAGCTCTACGCCGCGTTCGTCAATACGACGC TGTTGGCGCGGGCAGAGCAACAGAAGGCCATCCAGCTGTTGATGTTCTTGCTTCCTCCCTGCAACTGTGACACGCTGCATCGCCTCCTCTGCTTGCTGTCCGCCGTGGCTGCACATGCTGATGACGTGCTGGATGAGGAGGGACACAAG AAACCAGGCAACAAGATGACCTCATTAAATCTCGCCACCATCCTGGGACCCAACCTCTTGCACAAGCAAAAAAACTCCGACAAGGAGTTCGCCGTCCAGAGTTTAGCCCGCGCCGAGGAGAGCAGCGCCATCATCGGCGTGCTCCAAACCATGATCAATTCATGTGACTCTCTGTTTCTG GTTCCTGCCGAGTTGCAAAACGAGGTGCTGCTCAGTCTCCTAGAAACCGATCCCGATGTTGTGGACTACCTGCTCCGGCGTAAGGACACGCATTACTA cgATTCAGGCCTGGTCGCACCGCACGAGTCCTCCCTGATGGAGAGGTGCTCCTCCAATGAATCCATGTCCAGCCGCGAGGCGTCCCCCTACGACAACAGCTCCCCCGTCTTGTCCGATCGACTCCTGCTGCTGGAGGACGACCGGCCGCTCTCAGAAACCGCCGATGAGCACGCGTCGAGAAACTCGCCAACGACCTTAGCAGCAG AAGAGGCCTTGGAGGATCACTTCTGGGACACCTGGCATCCACTTTTCAGCAAGAATGTTATTGACCTTAACATCAATG GCTCCCTCGGAGACTTGTCTGAATGGAAGTCATTCGGATCGTCGGAGGGGCTGAGCGGTCGCCAAGGTAACAGCAAGCTGCCCGTCAGCCCCACGCAAACCTCATTGGATGCTTCCGAAGGCAGGCCACACCCCCCCGCGGCTCGCAGCAGCGGCAGCGACGGCCACGGCGACCAGACGGGACCCAGGCAACCGTTACCTTCATTACATCGGGTACCCGTCAGCCAATCCGGAGCCATCAGCGCCGACAACCTGGCAGACAGGACCAGACGCCCTGTCGATCCAATCCGTGCAGAGAGAGGAGATTGTTTGTTTCGACCTCTCGGTGAGATGCGTGTTTCTCATTCCACGCCCTCCATCAGTCTGGCGCGCCAAACCCAGACTCACTCAAGCACTAGAACTGCACCAGGACGGGCCTCTGGTAAAGCAAACGGCCATATTTGGCAGATCCTGTCGACAAACAATGGAGACGCACTGCCTGAAACGTTGGTGTGA
- the LOC144030605 gene encoding rho GTPase-activating protein 6 isoform X2 — protein sequence MSAQGLLSSVFSCSLSPRTISKRGLRQTRSLDPALMRHYGAENTSYQGDFTWNSVSGRSVGLKPVPLQSLSQLERVRLQDVAFRRLLRDRNLGCHVTIPKYGHKYKKSLRRKLDSLSKEKSKDREVTPQAFSIPLAQVIFNDRTHKRRHDAPQEQHCDPTELVLSFLHFTSTFKRANKELSSSNSSLSSNSESPNKSPFARAADAAPRTRRRGGVSVDCITDLDDNQSQLLEALQLSLPVEAAGKNRKKRPDKKLSLNPMYPQVPKVVELCCQHLENHGLQTVGIFRVGSSKKRVRQMREELDQGWELRLDERHSVHDVAALLKEFLRDMPDPLLTRELYAAFVNTTLLARAEQQKAIQLLMFLLPPCNCDTLHRLLCLLSAVAAHADDVLDEEGHKKPGNKMTSLNLATILGPNLLHKQKNSDKEFAVQSLARAEESSAIIGVLQTMINSCDSLFLVPAELQNEVLLSLLETDPDVVDYLLRRKDTHYYDSGLVAPHESSLMERCSSNESMSSREASPYDNSSPVLSDRLLLLEDDRPLSETADEHASRNSPTTLAAEEALEDHFWDTWHPLFSKNVIDLNINGSLGDLSEWKSFGSSEGLSGRQGRPHPPAARSSGSDGHGDQTGPRQPLPSLHRVPVSQSGAISADNLADRTRRPVDPIRAERGDCLFRPLGEMRVSHSTPSISLARQTQTHSSTRTAPGRASGKANGHIWQILSTNNGDALPETLV from the exons ATGTCCGCTCAGGGACTCCTGAGCAGCGTTTTCTCCTGCTCCCTCAGTCCCAGGACCATCTCCAAACGGGGACTCAGGCAGACCAGGAGCCTGGACCCGGCGCTGATGAGGCACTACGGAGCGGAGAACACGTCCTACCAG GGAGACTTCACATGGAACAGCGTGTCAGGACGCTCCGTGGGTCTGAAGCCCGTCCCACTGCAAAGCCTCTCCCAGCTGGAGAGGGTTCGTCTGCAGGACGTTGCCTTCAGGCGACTCCTTCGAGATCGAAACCTGGGCTGCCACGTCACCATTCCGAAAT ATGGTCACAAATACAAGAAGTCGCTGAGACGTAAGCTGGATTCACTTTCGAAGGAGAAGAGTAAAGACAGAG AAGTGACTCCGCAGGCCTTCAGTATCCCGCTGGCGCAGGTCATCTTCAACGACCGCACGCACAAGCGGCGCCACGACGCGCCGCAGGAGCAGCACTGCGACCCCACCGAGCTGGTGCTGTCCTTCCTCCACTTCACCTCCACCTTCAAGAGGGCCAACAAAGAGCTGTCGAGCAGCAACTCGTCCCTCAGCTCCAATTCGGAGAGTCCCAACAAGTCGCCGTTTGCTCGAGCGGCCGACGCGGCGCCAAGGACGCGCAGGAGG GGTGGCGTGTCGGTGGACTGCATCACCGACCTGGACGATAACCAGTCGCAGCTCTTGGAAGCCCTCCAGTTGTCGCTGCCAGTGGAGGCGGCGGGCAAAAACAGGAAGAAGAGGCCCGACAAAAAGCTGAGCCTGAACCCCATGTACCCCCAAGTGCCAAAGGTGGTGGAGCTCTGCTGCCAGCACCTGGAAAACCACG GTTTACAGACGGTTGGAATTTTCCGTGTGGGGAGTTCCAAGAAGAGGGTGAGGCAG ATGCGTGAAGAGCTGGATCAGGGATGGGAGCTACGTTTGGACGAGCGACATAGCGTTCACGACGTGGCGGCGTTGCTGAAAGAATTTCTCCGCGACATGCCCGACCCCCTGCTGACGAGAGAGCTCTACGCCGCGTTCGTCAATACGACGC TGTTGGCGCGGGCAGAGCAACAGAAGGCCATCCAGCTGTTGATGTTCTTGCTTCCTCCCTGCAACTGTGACACGCTGCATCGCCTCCTCTGCTTGCTGTCCGCCGTGGCTGCACATGCTGATGACGTGCTGGATGAGGAGGGACACAAG AAACCAGGCAACAAGATGACCTCATTAAATCTCGCCACCATCCTGGGACCCAACCTCTTGCACAAGCAAAAAAACTCCGACAAGGAGTTCGCCGTCCAGAGTTTAGCCCGCGCCGAGGAGAGCAGCGCCATCATCGGCGTGCTCCAAACCATGATCAATTCATGTGACTCTCTGTTTCTG GTTCCTGCCGAGTTGCAAAACGAGGTGCTGCTCAGTCTCCTAGAAACCGATCCCGATGTTGTGGACTACCTGCTCCGGCGTAAGGACACGCATTACTA cgATTCAGGCCTGGTCGCACCGCACGAGTCCTCCCTGATGGAGAGGTGCTCCTCCAATGAATCCATGTCCAGCCGCGAGGCGTCCCCCTACGACAACAGCTCCCCCGTCTTGTCCGATCGACTCCTGCTGCTGGAGGACGACCGGCCGCTCTCAGAAACCGCCGATGAGCACGCGTCGAGAAACTCGCCAACGACCTTAGCAGCAG AAGAGGCCTTGGAGGATCACTTCTGGGACACCTGGCATCCACTTTTCAGCAAGAATGTTATTGACCTTAACATCAATG GCTCCCTCGGAGACTTGTCTGAATGGAAGTCATTCGGATCGTCGGAGGGGCTGAGCGGTCGCCAAG GCAGGCCACACCCCCCCGCGGCTCGCAGCAGCGGCAGCGACGGCCACGGCGACCAGACGGGACCCAGGCAACCGTTACCTTCATTACATCGGGTACCCGTCAGCCAATCCGGAGCCATCAGCGCCGACAACCTGGCAGACAGGACCAGACGCCCTGTCGATCCAATCCGTGCAGAGAGAGGAGATTGTTTGTTTCGACCTCTCGGTGAGATGCGTGTTTCTCATTCCACGCCCTCCATCAGTCTGGCGCGCCAAACCCAGACTCACTCAAGCACTAGAACTGCACCAGGACGGGCCTCTGGTAAAGCAAACGGCCATATTTGGCAGATCCTGTCGACAAACAATGGAGACGCACTGCCTGAAACGTTGGTGTGA